From one Aggregicoccus sp. 17bor-14 genomic stretch:
- a CDS encoding TetR/AcrR family transcriptional regulator produces MARPADPHAREALMRAARAEFVRQGIRGARIEDITAACGLSKGAFYLHFESKEALFGEVVQGLTARLEQESAAREADMQAFLQEEGLLGDRDYLERSERYERYVALEAGHDMHALESMWDYRDVLDVLIRGSQGTPFATLIWELVDREVARVAQSFSTMQGACQGRGDIDPQLFGSFVIGTYLLVGKQMAQMREKPDLAALARSLQQLIHEGSAPRPAVAPQAPAPRAPRAPAAAHPPSQRAGSTRAPTRRSHKRS; encoded by the coding sequence ATGGCCCGACCCGCAGACCCGCACGCCCGTGAAGCCCTGATGCGCGCCGCCCGCGCGGAGTTCGTGCGCCAGGGCATCCGGGGCGCGCGCATCGAGGACATCACCGCCGCCTGCGGGCTCAGCAAGGGCGCCTTCTACCTGCACTTCGAATCCAAGGAGGCGCTGTTCGGCGAGGTGGTGCAGGGGCTCACCGCGCGCCTCGAGCAGGAGAGCGCCGCGCGCGAGGCCGACATGCAGGCCTTCCTGCAGGAGGAGGGGCTGCTCGGGGACCGCGACTACCTCGAGCGCAGCGAGCGCTACGAGCGCTACGTGGCGCTCGAGGCGGGGCACGACATGCACGCGCTCGAGTCCATGTGGGACTACCGGGACGTGCTGGACGTGCTCATCCGCGGCAGCCAGGGCACGCCCTTCGCCACGCTCATCTGGGAGCTGGTGGACCGGGAGGTGGCCCGCGTGGCCCAGTCCTTCTCCACCATGCAGGGCGCCTGTCAGGGGCGCGGGGACATCGACCCGCAGCTCTTCGGCTCCTTCGTCATCGGCACCTACCTGCTGGTGGGCAAGCAGATGGCGCAGATGCGCGAGAAGCCGGACCTCGCCGCGCTCGCGCGCTCGCTGCAGCAGCTCATCCACGAGGGCAGCGCGCCCCGGCCCGCCGTGGCCCCGCAGGCTCCGGCGCCGCGCGCCCCGCGCGCGCCCGCCGCCGCCCATCCCCCTTCTCAGCGCGCAGGCAGCACCCGCGCGCCGACCCGCCGTTCCCACAAGAGGTCATGA
- a CDS encoding class I SAM-dependent methyltransferase, translating into MPDLLPSSAPPAGRRWPLAVTTSDRSAPELARRAQEAAREVGAAYLERTHKRSLASMLERDADALVVLEAEGVSLVDAQGALRFSPGLAHLRVKQLDAGVQEDMLLRMGGLAEGERVLDCTLGLAADAQVAARLVGPTGEVTGLEKSAALYLLVRHGLAGLPAHPRAGALRVVHADAAQFLRTHASGAFDVVLLDPMFGRARPSSVAFATLRRHADHGALTRELLAEAQRVARRLVLLKGARYSQDFKKLGVRPEPARPNATVLWARLPGSG; encoded by the coding sequence ATGCCCGACCTGCTCCCCTCCTCCGCGCCGCCCGCGGGCCGCCGCTGGCCTCTGGCCGTCACCACCTCGGACCGCAGCGCGCCCGAGCTCGCGCGGCGCGCGCAGGAGGCCGCCCGGGAGGTGGGGGCCGCCTACCTGGAGCGCACCCACAAGCGCTCGCTCGCGTCGATGCTCGAGCGCGACGCCGACGCGCTGGTGGTGCTCGAGGCCGAAGGGGTCTCGCTCGTGGACGCGCAAGGGGCGCTGCGCTTCTCGCCGGGCCTCGCGCACCTGCGGGTGAAGCAGCTGGATGCAGGCGTGCAGGAGGACATGCTCCTGCGCATGGGCGGGCTCGCCGAGGGCGAGCGCGTGCTGGACTGCACCCTGGGGCTCGCCGCCGATGCGCAGGTGGCGGCGCGGCTCGTGGGGCCCACGGGCGAGGTGACGGGGCTGGAGAAGAGCGCGGCGCTCTACCTGCTCGTGCGCCACGGGCTCGCGGGGCTGCCGGCGCATCCGCGCGCGGGAGCCCTGCGGGTGGTGCACGCGGATGCGGCACAGTTCCTGAGGACGCACGCCTCGGGCGCCTTCGACGTGGTGCTGCTCGACCCGATGTTCGGCCGCGCGCGCCCCTCCTCCGTCGCCTTCGCCACGCTGCGCAGGCACGCGGACCACGGGGCGCTCACGCGCGAGCTGCTCGCCGAGGCCCAGCGCGTGGCGCGCCGGCTCGTGCTGCTCAAGGGCGCGCGCTACTCGCAGGACTTCAAGAAGCTCGGGGTGCGGCCCGAGCCCGCCCGGCCCAACGCCACGGTGCTCTGGGCGCGGCTGCCGGGGAGCGGGTGA
- a CDS encoding TolC family protein, translating into MTTLRSSVSLLALLGASAALAQTPAPTNTAPAPTGAPPAAEQAPAPSAQPPALRPGENPSAPTEVKQDTTRRVVSLKEALALAAKQSPDVAAARAQAEQADAAVSRAWAAWRPDVSASGQLVRSSAPAIFNFGDLITGIGKAYGLTPVNQAAIDALSNPITINAEWSRLATVQISQPLFSPQGAFLVGPAKTGAEAASLGAQEAREQVLLGVARTYLGLKGINQAVQAAQEAEAVALRRERDANAQIRAGVAVEVALLRAQAETAQARAQLANLYGQREGLLAVLQSLTGEAIQPDPQSAPETELGVSGRQEEKPWLQAFSVRSAQKAVQAAEGVTRFDKYAWLPTVAAIGRGNYNSNSGFTGKNVTYDVLLAANLPLYDRGLRYAAKHENEAKLAQARANFEGSRARAEAAWISARANITAAEAQAAQAESQAELATRVQKQVEASAQAGVATSLELSDADTRRFLATSNAAQARAAVDIRRAELAAAEGRLAAYINAEPLLK; encoded by the coding sequence ATGACTACGCTTCGCAGCTCCGTCTCCCTGCTCGCGCTCCTGGGCGCGAGCGCCGCCCTGGCGCAGACCCCCGCGCCCACCAACACCGCCCCCGCCCCCACCGGCGCGCCCCCCGCGGCCGAGCAGGCTCCTGCGCCCTCCGCCCAGCCGCCCGCACTGCGGCCCGGTGAGAACCCCTCGGCGCCCACCGAGGTGAAGCAGGACACCACCCGTCGCGTGGTGTCCCTCAAGGAGGCGCTCGCGCTCGCCGCGAAGCAGAGCCCGGACGTGGCGGCGGCGCGCGCCCAGGCCGAGCAGGCGGACGCGGCGGTGAGCCGCGCGTGGGCCGCGTGGCGCCCGGACGTGAGCGCGAGCGGCCAGCTCGTCCGCTCCAGCGCGCCGGCCATCTTCAACTTCGGTGACCTCATCACCGGGATTGGCAAGGCCTACGGCCTCACGCCGGTGAATCAGGCGGCGATCGACGCGCTGAGCAACCCCATCACCATCAACGCCGAGTGGTCGCGCCTCGCCACGGTGCAGATCTCCCAGCCGCTGTTCAGCCCGCAGGGCGCCTTCCTCGTGGGCCCGGCGAAGACCGGTGCCGAGGCGGCGAGCCTGGGCGCGCAGGAGGCGCGCGAGCAGGTGCTGCTCGGCGTGGCGCGCACGTACCTGGGGCTCAAGGGCATCAACCAGGCGGTGCAGGCGGCGCAGGAGGCGGAGGCCGTGGCGCTGCGGCGCGAGCGCGACGCGAACGCGCAGATCCGCGCCGGCGTGGCGGTGGAGGTCGCGCTCCTGCGCGCGCAGGCGGAGACCGCCCAGGCGCGCGCCCAGCTGGCGAACCTCTACGGCCAGCGCGAGGGCCTGCTCGCGGTGCTGCAGTCGCTCACCGGTGAGGCCATCCAGCCCGACCCGCAGAGCGCCCCGGAGACGGAGCTGGGCGTGAGCGGGCGCCAGGAGGAGAAGCCCTGGCTGCAGGCCTTCAGCGTGCGCAGCGCGCAGAAGGCGGTGCAGGCGGCCGAGGGCGTGACCCGCTTCGACAAGTACGCGTGGCTGCCCACCGTCGCGGCCATCGGCCGCGGCAACTACAACTCCAACTCGGGGTTCACGGGCAAGAACGTCACCTACGACGTCCTCCTCGCGGCGAACCTCCCGCTCTACGACCGTGGCCTGCGCTACGCGGCGAAGCACGAGAACGAGGCGAAGCTCGCCCAGGCGCGCGCGAACTTCGAGGGCTCGCGCGCCCGCGCCGAGGCCGCGTGGATCTCCGCGCGCGCGAACATCACCGCCGCCGAGGCCCAGGCCGCCCAGGCCGAGAGCCAGGCGGAGCTCGCCACGCGCGTGCAGAAGCAGGTGGAGGCGAGCGCCCAGGCGGGCGTGGCCACCAGCCTGGAGCTCTCGGACGCGGACACCCGCCGCTTCCTCGCGACCAGCAACGCCGCCCAGGCGCGCGCCGCGGTGGACATCCGCCGCGCCGAGCTCGCCGCCGCCGAGGGGCGTCTCGCCGCGTACATCAACGCGGAGCCGCTCCTGAAGTAG
- a CDS encoding efflux RND transporter periplasmic adaptor subunit: MKLRPLVAVSATLALVSLSGCQEADAKGPAAAAPAAAPLAQAVKLVAARSVQAAAREEVTGQLYPAKGLQLGFEVGGRLATVKVKKGQRVKEGDVLAQLNSEIADAQVSGAEAALQAAEAAATMARDLADRQATLKGQGSVSELQSRTSAAQAAQAEAQVLAARAQLSQARAARRRHDLRAPFAGTVIDAPEQVGATVAPGTSLFTLEQVDSLLLKTTVAEGVRGQLKVGSKVRVEAASGGVSSDEATVRTVLPSADAATRRVPVELVVPNADGRFVANTLARASLNLGEPRQALLVPATALSSSGGDHVFVVDQEKARRVAVQVLERRAREVVVQAQEPLTQVIDYPSVGVTDGARVSVK, from the coding sequence ATGAAGCTGCGCCCGCTCGTCGCCGTCTCCGCCACGCTCGCGCTCGTCTCGCTCTCTGGCTGCCAGGAGGCGGACGCGAAGGGCCCTGCAGCCGCCGCGCCGGCCGCCGCGCCCCTCGCGCAGGCGGTGAAGCTGGTGGCCGCGCGCAGCGTGCAGGCCGCCGCGCGCGAGGAGGTGACGGGCCAGCTCTACCCGGCCAAGGGGCTGCAGCTGGGCTTCGAGGTGGGCGGGCGGCTCGCGACCGTGAAGGTGAAGAAGGGGCAGAGGGTGAAGGAGGGGGACGTGCTCGCGCAGCTCAACAGCGAGATCGCGGACGCGCAGGTGTCGGGCGCCGAGGCGGCGCTGCAGGCGGCGGAGGCCGCGGCCACCATGGCGCGCGACCTCGCGGACCGCCAGGCCACGCTCAAGGGGCAGGGCAGCGTGAGCGAGCTGCAGAGCCGCACCAGCGCCGCGCAGGCCGCCCAGGCCGAGGCGCAGGTGCTCGCCGCGCGCGCCCAGCTCTCGCAGGCGCGCGCCGCGCGCCGCCGCCACGACCTGCGCGCCCCCTTCGCTGGCACCGTCATCGACGCGCCCGAGCAGGTGGGCGCCACGGTGGCCCCCGGCACCAGCCTCTTCACGCTCGAGCAGGTGGACTCGCTCCTGCTCAAGACCACGGTGGCCGAGGGCGTCCGCGGGCAGCTGAAGGTGGGCAGCAAGGTGAGGGTCGAGGCGGCGAGCGGCGGGGTCTCGAGCGACGAGGCCACCGTGCGCACGGTGCTGCCCAGCGCGGATGCGGCCACCCGGCGCGTGCCGGTGGAGCTGGTGGTGCCCAACGCGGACGGCCGCTTCGTGGCGAACACCCTGGCGCGCGCCTCGCTCAACCTCGGTGAGCCGCGCCAGGCCCTGCTGGTGCCCGCGACGGCGCTGTCCAGCTCGGGCGGCGACCACGTGTTCGTGGTGGACCAGGAGAAGGCGCGGCGGGTGGCGGTGCAGGTGCTCGAGCGCCGCGCGCGCGAGGTGGTGGTGCAGGCGCAGGAGCCGCTCACGCAGGTCATCGACTACCCGTCCGTCGGCGTCACCGACGGGGCCCGCGTCTCGGTCAAGTAG
- a CDS encoding isoprenylcysteine carboxylmethyltransferase family protein: protein MTWTDAQLDRGLIALALVGWVGFGLGLLARRRGGPGAARRAPLSWVGILVQGAGVGLLWGWRRPAGTLLVGTGVLAGALQLALSALLVAFALWLGPRAVAHLGKQWSLQARMLEGHELVTTGPYALVRHPIYTALLALLGATALAQGAPLALLLGLALYAAGTALRVRTEEQLLEATFGPAYAAYRARVPAVLPWPRAARAP from the coding sequence ATGACGTGGACGGACGCGCAGCTGGACCGGGGGCTCATCGCCCTCGCGCTGGTGGGCTGGGTGGGCTTCGGGCTCGGGCTGCTCGCGCGGCGGCGCGGAGGGCCCGGGGCGGCCCGGCGCGCGCCGCTCTCCTGGGTGGGCATCCTCGTGCAGGGGGCGGGCGTGGGCCTGCTGTGGGGCTGGCGGCGGCCCGCGGGCACGCTGCTCGTGGGTACGGGAGTGCTCGCGGGCGCCCTGCAGCTCGCGCTCTCGGCGCTGCTGGTGGCCTTCGCCCTGTGGCTGGGGCCGCGCGCCGTCGCGCACCTCGGAAAGCAGTGGAGCCTGCAGGCGCGCATGCTCGAGGGCCACGAGCTCGTCACCACCGGGCCCTATGCGCTCGTGCGCCACCCCATCTACACCGCGCTGCTCGCGCTGCTGGGCGCCACCGCGCTCGCGCAGGGCGCGCCGCTCGCGCTGCTGCTGGGGCTCGCGCTCTACGCGGCCGGCACCGCGCTGCGGGTGCGCACCGAGGAGCAGCTGCTCGAGGCCACCTTTGGCCCCGCGTACGCGGCCTACCGCGCCCGCGTGCCGGCGGTGCTCCCGTGGCCGCGGGCGGCGCGCGCACCCTGA
- a CDS encoding ABC transporter substrate-binding protein: MRRPLPLPLLLLGLLALVGCERKAPPAPAPASASPAEAGAGGPAPAAGTILLGEVGSLTGSEATFGISARNGIALAIEEANAAGGVKGRKVAVRVYDSQGRPEEAASAVTRLISQDHVLMILGEAASSVSLAMAEKAQAARLPMITPTSTAVEVTAKGDYIFRACFIDAFQGKVMAKFAKENLKLSKVAVLQDNKSTYSIGLADVFVREFKQMGGSIVGHESYSKGDTDFRAQLTALKRGKPEALWVPGYYTDVGLIARQARELGINVPLLGGDGWDSDKLFELGGSSLDGSYFANHYAPENPDPALQRFLAAYKKAYGSVPDSVGALAYDTGRLAIHALTEAKSLTGPALRDVLAQTKDFPGVTGKITFDAQRNPQKQAVVLKVDDGQARFVTTVSP, from the coding sequence ATGCGCCGTCCCCTGCCCCTCCCCCTGCTGCTACTCGGCCTGCTCGCGCTCGTCGGCTGCGAGCGCAAGGCGCCGCCCGCCCCCGCCCCTGCGAGCGCGAGTCCGGCGGAGGCAGGCGCCGGAGGCCCGGCGCCGGCGGCCGGGACGATCCTGCTGGGCGAGGTGGGCAGCCTCACCGGCAGCGAGGCCACCTTCGGCATCAGCGCGCGCAACGGCATCGCGCTGGCCATCGAGGAGGCGAACGCGGCCGGCGGGGTGAAGGGCCGCAAGGTGGCGGTGCGGGTCTACGACAGCCAGGGGCGCCCCGAGGAGGCGGCGAGCGCGGTGACGCGGCTCATCAGCCAGGACCACGTGCTGATGATCCTGGGCGAGGCGGCGAGCAGCGTGAGCCTCGCGATGGCGGAGAAGGCGCAGGCGGCGCGCCTGCCCATGATCACCCCCACCTCCACCGCGGTCGAGGTGACGGCGAAGGGCGACTACATCTTCCGCGCCTGCTTCATCGACGCCTTCCAGGGCAAGGTGATGGCGAAGTTCGCGAAGGAGAACCTGAAGCTCTCGAAGGTGGCGGTGCTGCAGGACAACAAGAGCACCTACAGCATCGGGCTCGCGGACGTGTTCGTGCGCGAGTTCAAGCAGATGGGCGGCAGCATCGTGGGCCACGAGAGCTACAGCAAGGGCGACACGGACTTCCGCGCCCAGCTCACCGCGCTCAAGCGCGGCAAGCCCGAGGCGCTGTGGGTCCCCGGCTACTACACGGACGTGGGGCTCATCGCGCGCCAGGCGCGCGAGCTGGGGATCAACGTGCCGCTGCTGGGCGGCGACGGCTGGGACAGCGACAAGCTCTTCGAGCTGGGCGGCAGCAGCCTGGACGGCAGCTACTTCGCGAACCACTACGCACCGGAGAACCCGGACCCCGCGCTGCAGCGCTTCCTCGCCGCATACAAGAAGGCCTACGGCAGCGTGCCGGACAGCGTGGGCGCGCTCGCCTACGACACCGGGCGCCTCGCCATCCACGCCCTCACCGAGGCGAAGAGCCTCACCGGCCCCGCCCTCCGCGACGTGCTCGCCCAGACGAAGGACTTCCCCGGCGTGACCGGGAAGATCACCTTCGACGCCCAGCGCAACCCCCAGAAGCAGGCGGTGGTGCTCAAGGTGGACGACGGCCAGGCGCGCTTCGTCACGACAGTGAGCCCCTGA
- a CDS encoding efflux RND transporter permease subunit: MLISNVSIKRPVFTAMVSLLLIVLGVMGFNRLGTDLYPDVSFPVVLVNTVYKGAGPGEIETQVVKPIEDAVAGIAGVDKIHSFSRENLGTVVVQFKLSTNLDSAVQDVRDKVAGIVGKLPQDADAPVVGRVDVSATPILTYAASAQLPSQTLRKLIDDKLKPALAQIEGVAEVRITGGDVREIQVDLDLERARAAGISPLDVAQKIGAENFNLPAGRLALGPSELTVRSLGEFKDVDALRALPVARSKTGAQVRLDEIATVTDGVTERRTVARLNGTDAVIVEVVKQPGSNTVKVSDDVKHKLAELSPSLGNGFSTSLLIDQSLYIRENAKEVYVALIFGGAMAILIILMFLLDPRGTFISSLALPTSVIGTFFVMYLFDYTLNQMTLLALSLAIGLLIDDAVVVREAITHRLEQGEDPETAAREGTKDVGLAVLATTAALVAVFVPVAFMPGIVGQFFKQFGITMSMAVLISLFISFTLDPMLSARLARARKPGEVRREGRVAAFFRRGFEATERFYTRVLHWVLAHKWLTVGITALVVVVSFAGATRLGAEFIAPEDRSQFIVDLQLPDSASLQETGQRTAEAEALIKKVPEVTDIYAIVGTNGDVNKARLRVLTVDKHARKKGVQVLKEEVRALLVPNLPATRVNLMDPPTIEGLGDYFPIMVRITGPELSRVNQEAERIAQVLRDMKGTADVKVEANPPKPELQVAIDRARAADVGLSSAALATQLRLAIDGTVAAKLREGTDETDIRVRLSERDRSTPERVRALELYTPQGLRPVTDVANVDLADGPSVIEHENRERQIAVYAQLGKGAALGNIANALKADVAAHPLPPGYGVVYDGQMKSLDEQNSAFGAAFGLAFVFIFMVLASQFESLKHPLTIMVSLPLALVGALLSLVVTGYNLSLGAMIGVILLMGLVTKNAILLVDGALQHLREGDSVDEALLKAGPRRLRPILMTSAAMAIGMVPTAVGTGLGAEFRAPMAIVVIGGVITSTFLTLLVVPVVFAGMERLSPTRRKRLNSASTSASHPSLADAAQNERAA; this comes from the coding sequence ATGCTGATCAGCAACGTCTCCATCAAGCGGCCGGTGTTCACGGCCATGGTCTCCCTGCTGCTCATCGTGCTCGGCGTGATGGGCTTCAACCGCCTCGGCACGGACCTGTACCCGGACGTGTCCTTCCCCGTGGTGCTGGTGAACACGGTCTACAAGGGCGCGGGCCCCGGTGAGATCGAGACCCAGGTGGTCAAGCCCATCGAGGACGCGGTGGCGGGCATCGCCGGTGTGGACAAGATCCACTCCTTCAGCCGCGAGAACCTGGGCACCGTCGTCGTGCAGTTCAAGCTCTCCACCAACCTGGACTCCGCCGTGCAGGACGTGCGCGACAAGGTGGCGGGCATCGTGGGCAAGCTGCCGCAGGACGCGGACGCGCCCGTGGTGGGCCGCGTGGACGTGAGCGCCACCCCCATCCTCACCTACGCGGCGAGCGCGCAGCTGCCCAGCCAGACGCTGCGCAAGCTCATCGACGACAAGCTCAAGCCCGCGCTCGCGCAGATCGAGGGCGTGGCGGAGGTGCGCATCACGGGCGGCGACGTGCGCGAGATCCAGGTGGACCTGGACCTCGAGCGCGCGCGGGCCGCCGGCATCAGCCCCCTGGACGTGGCGCAGAAGATCGGCGCGGAGAACTTCAACCTGCCCGCGGGCCGGCTCGCGCTGGGCCCCAGCGAGCTCACCGTGCGCAGCCTCGGCGAGTTCAAGGACGTGGACGCCCTGCGCGCCCTGCCGGTGGCCCGCAGCAAGACGGGCGCCCAGGTGCGCCTGGACGAGATCGCCACCGTCACGGACGGCGTCACCGAGCGGCGCACCGTGGCGCGCCTCAACGGCACGGACGCGGTCATCGTGGAGGTGGTGAAGCAGCCGGGCAGCAACACCGTGAAGGTGAGCGACGACGTGAAGCACAAGCTCGCCGAGCTCTCGCCCTCCCTGGGCAACGGCTTCTCCACCTCGCTGCTCATCGACCAGAGCCTCTACATCCGGGAGAACGCCAAGGAGGTCTACGTCGCGCTCATCTTCGGCGGCGCGATGGCCATCCTCATCATCCTGATGTTCCTGCTGGACCCGCGCGGCACCTTCATCTCCAGCCTCGCGCTGCCGACCTCCGTCATCGGCACCTTCTTCGTGATGTACCTCTTCGACTACACGCTGAACCAGATGACGCTGCTGGCGCTCTCGCTCGCCATCGGCCTGCTCATCGACGACGCGGTGGTGGTGCGAGAGGCCATCACGCACCGGCTCGAGCAGGGAGAGGACCCGGAGACGGCGGCGCGCGAGGGCACCAAGGACGTGGGCCTCGCGGTGCTCGCCACCACGGCCGCCCTGGTGGCGGTGTTCGTGCCGGTGGCCTTCATGCCCGGCATCGTGGGCCAGTTCTTCAAGCAGTTCGGCATCACCATGAGCATGGCGGTGCTCATCTCGCTCTTCATCTCCTTCACCCTGGACCCCATGCTCTCCGCGCGCCTCGCCAGGGCGCGCAAGCCCGGCGAGGTGCGCCGGGAGGGCCGGGTGGCGGCCTTCTTCCGCCGCGGCTTCGAGGCCACCGAGCGCTTCTACACGCGGGTGCTGCACTGGGTGCTCGCGCACAAGTGGCTGACCGTGGGCATCACGGCGCTGGTGGTGGTGGTCTCCTTCGCCGGCGCCACCCGCCTGGGCGCGGAGTTCATCGCGCCCGAGGACCGCAGCCAGTTCATCGTGGACCTGCAGCTGCCCGACAGCGCGAGCCTCCAGGAGACCGGCCAGCGCACCGCCGAGGCCGAGGCGCTGATCAAGAAGGTGCCCGAGGTGACGGACATCTACGCCATCGTGGGCACCAACGGCGACGTGAACAAGGCGCGCCTGCGCGTGCTCACCGTGGACAAGCACGCGCGCAAGAAGGGCGTGCAGGTGCTCAAGGAGGAGGTGCGCGCGCTGCTCGTGCCCAACCTGCCGGCCACCCGCGTGAACCTGATGGACCCGCCCACCATCGAGGGCCTGGGCGACTACTTCCCCATCATGGTGCGCATCACCGGGCCGGAGCTCTCGCGCGTGAACCAGGAGGCCGAGCGCATCGCGCAGGTGCTGCGCGACATGAAGGGCACCGCGGACGTGAAGGTGGAGGCCAACCCGCCCAAGCCCGAGCTGCAGGTGGCCATCGACCGCGCGCGCGCCGCCGACGTGGGACTCAGCTCCGCGGCGCTCGCCACCCAGCTGCGCCTGGCCATCGACGGCACGGTGGCGGCGAAGCTGCGCGAGGGCACCGACGAGACGGACATCCGCGTGCGCCTCTCCGAGCGCGACCGCAGCACGCCCGAGCGCGTGCGCGCGCTCGAGCTCTACACGCCGCAGGGGCTGCGCCCGGTGACGGACGTGGCGAACGTCGACCTCGCGGACGGGCCCAGCGTCATCGAGCACGAGAACCGCGAGCGGCAGATCGCCGTCTACGCCCAGCTGGGCAAGGGCGCGGCGCTCGGCAACATCGCCAACGCGCTCAAGGCGGACGTGGCCGCGCACCCGCTGCCCCCCGGCTACGGGGTGGTCTACGACGGCCAGATGAAGAGCCTGGACGAGCAGAACAGCGCCTTCGGCGCCGCGTTCGGGCTCGCCTTCGTCTTCATCTTCATGGTGCTCGCGAGCCAGTTCGAGAGCCTCAAGCACCCGCTCACCATCATGGTGTCCCTGCCGCTCGCGCTGGTGGGCGCGCTGCTCAGCCTGGTGGTCACCGGCTACAACCTGAGCCTCGGCGCGATGATCGGCGTCATCCTGCTCATGGGCCTGGTCACCAAGAACGCCATCCTCCTGGTGGACGGCGCCCTGCAGCACCTGCGCGAGGGCGACAGCGTGGACGAGGCGCTGCTCAAGGCGGGCCCGCGCCGCCTGCGCCCCATCCTCATGACCAGCGCCGCCATGGCGATCGGCATGGTGCCCACCGCCGTGGGCACCGGCCTGGGGGCGGAGTTCCGCGCGCCCATGGCCATCGTGGTCATCGGCGGAGTCATCACCTCCACCTTCCTCACCCTACTCGTGGTGCCGGTGGTGTTCGCCGGCATGGAGCGCCTCAGCCCCACCCGGCGCAAGCGCCTGAACAGTGCGAGCACCTCTGCTTCACATCCTTCGCTCGCGGATGCGGCGCAAAACGAGCGGGCCGCGTAA